The genome window AAATGAGAAGGCGTTAGTAAATAGTGTCAATGTTGAGAGAATGTCGACTTTCTAAGAGAGGCATCTTGATAATGAGACTAGAAGTGGCGACAGCTTGTGTGTGATTCATTTAGTCGCAGATTTTGGtagctaaataaaatatatttaaaaattgtattttatatcgAAGGCAGCATTAATGGGCCCAGATATTTAAggatgtaaaattaaaaattttattttatatttacgaCTAATCATGAACCTATTCGTCGAAATTGCTCGAATTTTGTACACAGCGTTTTGCTTTTAGAAGAGAAGAAAGGTGAAGAATACTGATGGTTTTACTATGCGATTCATAAATTGTTGACTCAGCTTCCACAATTTCTCTTGGTAGAAGGTTTTCAAATCATCTTTCCATGACAtcaacaattgaaaataaactaactaaatttaattcaacatTGAAGTTTCAGTGAAAATTTCATATATGTTTACTTATAGTTGAATCTCCAAAGTGCATTTAATTGACgttcaaataattaataaatttaattaaaagtagGCGCAGCCACAAAATGTTTTACACAATGCATATGCAAGTCAGTGTGCGTACATGTGAGTACAATATATGACGCTATCGCACTCACTCTCCTTTGCTCTATCATCAGCAAcgcacagttgttgttgttgttgagattTGCTCTGTGTTTTTGCTCATGCAGATGAACATGCGTCTATGGGATAGACACGAACAGGTAGCGCTTGCTTTGGCACTTGACTATCGCGTATTCGCTTACACTCGCCTCCAGGCGTGCAACTGTTTGAACTTAGAAGCAACTGCTTCTCTTATATATCACCACAACTAGCATCGTCTTCCGTTTTAACGAAGTAGCAACTGCTTCCACTTGACTAATAGCAACTTCTTTTGTTACTCGTATACATAATACTTTTCTGTTTAACGATTGTTCTCTTTCATACTGTAAGAGTatcttattaaaattataaaatgtatatcaTCCTAGTAAGATTCATTCAAATGTTATGCTTCGGAaaacataattcaattatGTTAACTACTATTACTACTGAGTACATATGTAGTTTCTTAGCTATTTATAGTCTAAATCACGATGAAACGGTAGAAGTAAAAAGTGCtttgaatttgatttctaCTGAGGTTAAATACAGATCTGAAACTAAAAATAgaaccaatttttatttttgccttattttggtatttgttcatgtaatatttattaatttttattaattacattttccttttttgtaaTCTTAGTTGAGATGGGTTTTCTTATTAATCCGTATTTTTGAgaaatatttcgaattttcaaAAGTggtgcaatttttaatttcgctGCTGTACATATTTGCTCAGTTGATAAGGAAAAGAGACGGAGATGCTGATATACATTGTGTTCCGATGGGTAGATCAGCTAAGTGATCtcaaacattttctattttagtaACAAATTGTCTTTAACAGACATGAACATGTCTCCAACAttactgcaattaaaaatgtatcgaACTAACGCATTTAATACCAACTCACCACATTTAATAagctattttaaaaatgattttataatttaaataccaaatatgttggtataataattaagaaaatattttatttatacttaaaatacataacaaattttagaaatcaattatttttatattgtatagGACGAATAAGCATCTTAACTTTATTAAGGTGGTAAATTACCCATCGTGGCCAGAATCTTTGATTGAAGTTACTTTTAAGGacaatgtaaaaataaatatttttattatatatgtacatatgctgAACTGCCCCCAGAAGCGCTATTATCGGAAGAAATGTCATTGTCGCGATCGATGTTTAAGCATAACCATTGTATTCAAAGGATATCATCGGATTTTTCGTAAAGAATGTATTTTGTTGAGTCATCTGAGAATAACATATGATTCGATTTCGTCAGTACATAGATTTTATGCAATCCAAGACAGTAATCGTTATCCGCGGCATCGAAGTCTTAGCAAAATATTGCCGAATCCAATAAATCATCGAAGAAACCAAAAACCGTAAAATTTTGATCTTATGAACACCAGTATAGGATGTTCTCCGCAAGGAGACCAATTTGATGAAATATTAATAGGAGTTGTCTCATTTAAAGTCTCATCAATTCCTACTGAACATAACTTACTAATATTATCTTTTTGTCGTATCTTAGTTTGACACTTCTCTAATTAACATAACATTCTTTATCTTTGCAGTTTAtcttgaaataatttaatcgtttttaataagaatttagtTTCTTTAATTGAACCTCATAATCGAccaaattattgattttatcTGCTAATGCTTTATTACATATATGTTACAAAATCTTTTAAATTGTTCATATCTTTTGATTGAgacttaatttttaattccaaTTTATGAACTTTAACTTGACACAGTTGCAGACCATTTTCCTTGTTGCGTATTTTTCTTATATCAATATCTGTTTAGATTTTGACATCACGACTTTCTTatgaaatgttaaaatttcagtggacttttctaaaatttaattcattgataTATTTTTCCCGTAGTTTACTTTGTTCTAACTCATTTCTTATTTGTTCAAAATAGTCGATCATTGGTTGCACAATTTTCTAAGTACAAGAGCTGCtctcttttttaattttttcttttaattgagATGTCTGATAGGAAtaagatattaaaataataataataataataactgatgatagtacatatatagaaTCTCTACTTGGGTCGTCAGAATAGATGGTCAAACTAttcaaagtatatattttagtacaatataacatttaataatattatttctcTCTATACTTTAGAGGTTGATGGCTGCGTTCTTATTGCTGCATCTAATAGTTAGTGTAGATCATTTACTAAATAACTTCAATAGTTTCATTGAAAGGATATATTGAGGATGTCTAGAAATCTATTCTGAGATATtgatataaaatttaaaagcaattacttaaaaatgtttaagtaCAGCAGTAGACACAGAATTTATAGCTTGAAAGCCTTTCAAGATGTGCAACTTACgacaataaataagaaaaattgcTACTTTAAACATTTGATCTTATAATTATTAAGATATCATATTCGTTGTgcacaatttatatattaatgatCAAATAACGGAGTCAAATAGCTTCCATTGTTCATTTGTTCATCGCTTCTTTGCGACGTATTTGCAGCTTAGCTTTTTTAAGTCCATTGTCTTCATAAGATATTTCGAAGTCGTCATAACGGGCAAAGAAGATCTTGTCATCCAACCAACCAAATGCATATAAAGTTCGAAACGCTGCAACCTTTTTGATACGTTGCCCAATTCCTATTGAAACTCTCATTTCTACCAACTCGCTGTTGCATTACAATCCATTCAGTCTAGCTAACTGACTATCGTATAAATCATCAGATAAACACACTTTAATTTCATGAACACCAGGATACTCTCCAAGAGGAGAGCAACTTGATGCGATAAGAGTATTGACTAAAGTTTTATTCAATGTTTAAATTTCAGCTCGACATACCATAGAtgattgtttttatatttctttattaacatattttgactttcataaaattaagacttaattgtttgttgttgctctgttaTCTTTTCGGCATTTGCATTAAGTCTTCTGATACTTTCATCCTTTTAAAATAGACTAGAATTAAGCTGTGTTAATTGAACTTCAGAAGATTTTAAACTGTTGGATTTATATTCCTCTctacaattattataaaactTGAAATTTGGTGTTAATTTGTCAACAATTTGCTTTTGTGAATTAATCTCAAACCCTAATTATTGAACTTATTTTTCCCTTTTCAGTATTTTGATTCTTCTTCCATATTGGATCGGAATTACACGTCTGATAAAAAGAATATTGATACACTTTTACACTACGTTATGTAATTGTTCTCAGCCATTATTCAGTTGctgtgacaacaacaaatattttatgtaccATTAGTAACAAAActgcatttaatattattttgccCATTGCGATTCTTTCAAGCAAGATGAATATGGAActgaaaaatgcatttaaatttacaaataaatctGCTCTTAAAATTTAATCTGTGCTAATATAAGAGCAATCGAATGTTGCAATAATGATTAGAGATAGACTTTCTCATCGCGTCAACAGAAGAGAAAATATTGTCTGATCATCTCAATTTAATGAACgcgtttattaatttaatctgTTTATTGATTGTTTAgataagaaattaatttgtgtagattatttattatattactttAATATTCAAGGTTCTATAGAAAGGATATATACATGATAATCATAGTTTACTTACTTTTAGGTATTTGCAGCTCTATTGAAACCATCTAGagaaaatacaataaaaacttttccatttcaactttaaaaataaatcgctGCTTAAAAAGTCGAtcgttttttatacccgctacccatagggtagaagggtattataactttgtgccggcaggaaatgtatgtaacaggtagaaggaggcatctccgaccctataaagtatataaattcttgatcagcgtcaacagccgagacgatatagccatgtccgtctgtctgtctgtccgtctatccgtctgtccgtccgtccgtccgtccgtatgaacacctagatctcagagactataagagatagagctataatttttttatgtttgcacgcagatcaagtttgtttcaaatttttgccacgcccacttccgcccccgtaaatcaaaaaaatcgaataacaagcctaatttaaaagctagagttcccaattttggtatatactataattactatagtagttaagattcctgaaaatttagttgtgATCAAGAAAAAactgtggaagttattaaagaaataattttgtatgggcaaaagcgcctacttactagggttgttgctttggccgacaatctgggacattgtgccgtctatggtatattttgaatggtgtactatatcgatataccaaacataccatttggtatatttttagtatttttttttgtattttcggtatattttgaaaatgataccgcaatattttgcctttattaaaaatgggtagcgggtatctcacagtcgagcacactcgactgtaactttcttgttttttattcagaacgcaatttcttaataaaccaattttatataaatgattACATAATTGAGCCAAATATTGGAATTTCAGCTCTTCAGTTGCTCACTTCTTCATCGCTTCTTTAGGGCGAATTAGCATCTTAGCTTCTATAAGTTCGATCCTATTTTTTATCCACCAGCTTAtctttttatttggtttatttaaattactgcataagaagaaataaaaaataataattttgcatattccatcgaaaataacaatttgcaatatttaccaATTATAGCAATTCTTGTACCACCAGCCACTTTTGAAATAAACTGCGCAATTACCATCATCCTTGTCGTTGTCGCGATcgaatgttgtgaattttATGTTTTCGTGGTATCTCATCGCATCCTCATTAATAGTTCCACTGAATTTACCCAAACTCAGTGCGTATCCATGATCTTCATCAGATATTTTAAAGTCATCATAACGAGCGTTGTAGGTACTTCCATTCCGAGCaaccaaatgtatgtaaagttTGAATCGCTGCAAACTCGTGATACGATGTATTTTTTCTAGTCCAAGGAAGAAGTCGCTATCCATTGCACCGAAACCTTTGCGATATGTTGCCCAATCCCTATTGAAATCCTCATTTCCCCCAACTCGTTGTTGTATTACAATCCATCCAGGTCCAGCTAACTGACTATCGCATAAAACATCGAAGAAACCTATCCCAGAAACATTGAGTGTATGAACATCTGAATCTCCAAAAGGAGAGCAACTTGATGGGATGAGAGTATTAATTAAAGTCTTGTTTAATGTATCAACCTCAGCTCGACATAACTGATTTTCTTTCACCTTATCTATTATCTTAGTTTGACTAtctttcaattgcaattcaatttttttctgttgttctCTGATATTTTCTGATGTCCTATtcaatttatcaatttcaaCTTGACATAACTGAATATCTTTATCTtgctttattaatttggttttacTCTTCTCTAATTTCACTTCAAGTGTTTTCTGATgttttgtcatatttttaatattctcactaaatctttttattttctcagCTTCTTCAATGAAGTTAGAATTAAGATTTTTGAATCGAAGTTCTAAGTTGGTGGATTTATAAGCTAATTCTCcttttaatttcacaataatattttgttttgaattaatttctgATTCTAATTTCTCAACTTTATTTTGACTCAATTGCAAATCGTTTTCCCTTTTaattactttgtttttatattcatcTAATAGATTTGCCTCCTTCATAACTTTTTCATGAATTCTTGCAATTTCATGATACTTTTCCATAAGATCAGAATTTAATTCACTTAACTTATTTTCCTTAATTTCTTTGCCTTCTAACTCATTTCGAACCTGTCTAAAATAATCAAGCAACGGTTTCACggttttataattatgaatccggcactttttttccatttctcgATCGGATTCACATGTCTGATAAgaagaaaatgtaaacattCTTAGCGCTCACTGTATCACACtgctgtatgtatgtaaatgttcTCACCTCAGATGTGGCCaccaaaaacattttaagaacTATTAAGAAAACAGCTgcgttgatttttattttgcacattttgaatatttcgaCTGCATGCAAACAAGATGAATTTGAAactaaaagtttaatttaaatcgaaGAATTCAGCTCCgagttgctgttttgtttttgagcTAACACGTGATCAACGGATGTGGGTTCAGCTCAAAAGTTCTAAGTGGGAGAGATAGTACATGGTGAAAGTAAGAAGAGTCTCGATCCATGTCGAGAGAAAAGACAATGTCGATTTTCGTTCGCCTGTCTGAGAGAGGATTCTGGATGATGGAATTAGAAATGGTTCATATGTTCGAACtctgattattattttacacTACAGtgaaaatttactttattattcGAGAGGAGAACTAAAGTGAATTTACATCAGATGGGCATTACATCGAAGGCAGCATAAATAGACCAAGATATTTAATGATGTAACATGAACTTACCATACACCCTTActactctttctctctgtctctctctctctctctctctctctctctctctctgtttctgtctctctctctctgtttctgtctctctctctatctcttctTTGCCCGTGAGAGCGATTCTTTTGCTTATCGTCGCAATGATGACGCAAATGTTGGATgctaaataaagtaaatttaaaaattgtaaattaccctataaatgtatttgaaatttactttatttatttttatgttaatttttaatatttttaccgACCGTTTGGCCTTTAGAAGAGAAGAAAGGTGAagaatattgatatttttattttagtatgcGTTTCATAAATTGTTGACTCAGCTTCCAAAAAAGTgttacattaaaatttaagtgaattttcacaaaaaaaaagataattcAGCAAATTTTATAATCTTTACCTCTTGGTAGAAGGCTTTCAAATCAACTTCAAAAACCATGAAGTTTTAATGCAAACTCGTAACTATTCTgttatatatttgtacataaTCCTTTTCTGTTTAACTTTTATTCGTTTTCAACTATGGCAAAGTCTTCTGCTTTAATACGATGTGacaacttttgctttggcaGACCATTTccatatattaattattattaatatttattgataatagAAATTTGATTCTTAGTTTATGCTGAATGTTCCCTCTTTAATAAAGTATCAgagaattatattttgaattagtTACGAGattgaaaatataatgtaTCCTCCTAGTAGCATTTATACAAATGTTATTCttcaaaaatatgtaattaatttatatatacatatgacTAAAATTTCACACGAATTGACTTCGATTTCTAATAATGTGAAAAACAGTTCTGAATCTAAAAATAGAaccaatatttatttatttatttattttttttttgtgtattaattttattaaattagttttttctTAATGTAATCAAAGTAAAGTTggcattttcttttaatttgttgttgagaGAAATTTTTTAAACCTGTGCAAATTTGCTCGGTTTTCGGCATCTTATTTGTCGGCTACCTCGATGATAAGGAAAAGAGCGGCCCAAAGCATATTTTTAGAGAGTAAAGCGAAAGCTCTCTCAATATTTCGTCTCCATTCATTTCAACTTGTACtttgaaatttaaacttttctcTTTTGAGTGATGTATTCTCAAAATctgttttatatatactatatatgtatatattatacaatgaTGGCATTTAAATCAGCACAAGTTTACTTAGTTTACTATGACGCACAAAATCTCTCAAACTCAAGATAGTGTATTggactatatataatatatatatgtatatatatatcatcaGCAACatagctatatatatatatgattttGTTCGAATTTTTCGAGCTGATAGTAATGCAATAACTCAATTTCGAAATTGCATATCTTTTTCCTCATAATGACTATAaaattataagaaaataattaaagtgcCATCAAAAATCATGAGTCTAATAATGGAGATGGCATCCAGCAgcagaaaataaatgaataatgaaCAATAGCAGAGcagtcaaattaaattgaccagaaaataaaaacgaaaacgaaaacaaaaagggaaacacaaatacaaaaaaatcattaaatgcACGAAATGACAGAGAAATGTGCCATGGCCATTAAGAATACGAGAACTGAGtggagagcaacaacaacttgagaACTCGAAAGAGTAATTATAATGCGAAGATCACGTATTCGCATTTTGCAAATGTGCATGCCATAATAGAAGGACGATTTATGCCCAGATACGAACACCGCAGAGcctaaatcaaatttaaagagCCAACGAATGTTTGTGTGGCTGctaaaagcataaataaatgggAATCCTTAAGAGTTACCCTGTAAAAATTCTTGTTTACTACGGTCTATTTAACTTTCGTAGAGAGCAACATTTaatattctatataaatacaattaagaaTATAAATCTAGAagcattttttattaatcaaTTAGCTAAGCTTCTCAATTCATAATTTAGTAAACCTTTAAGGTGATAACAActaaattgtaatattataataaacagTTTTTTTAAGTA of Drosophila nasuta strain 15112-1781.00 chromosome 3, ASM2355853v1, whole genome shotgun sequence contains these proteins:
- the LOC132792152 gene encoding angiopoietin-related protein 7-like, with amino-acid sequence MCKIKINAAVFLIVLKMFLVATSETCESDREMEKKCRIHNYKTVKPLLDYFRQVRNELEGKEIKENKLSELNSDLMEKYHEIARIHEKVMKEANLLDEYKNKVIKRENDLQLSQNKVEKLESEINSKQNIIVKLKGELAYKSTNLELRFKNLNSNFIEEAEKIKRFSENIKNMTKHQKTLEVKLEKSKTKLIKQDKDIQLCQVEIDKLNRTSENIREQQKKIELQLKDSQTKIIDKVKENQLCRAEVDTLNKTLINTLIPSSCSPFGDSDVHTLNVSGIGFFDVLCDSQLAGPGWIVIQQRVGGNEDFNRDWATYRKGFGAMDSDFFLGLEKIHRITSLQRFKLYIHLVARNGSTYNARYDDFKISDEDHGYALSLGKFSGTINEDAMRYHENIKFTTFDRDNDKDDGNCAVYFKSGWWYKNCYNCNLNKPNKKISWWIKNRIELIEAKMLIRPKEAMKK